A genomic segment from Leptolyngbya boryana PCC 6306 encodes:
- a CDS encoding ligand-binding sensor domain-containing protein yields the protein MSSVFRHLGFASLIVGLLVSMPKSIANPVSSTPSTFVPTAPPPVAPPLKENFVQPDFRISALQRDFQGNLWLATPQGVSRINPNTGRVISQTKLPNLSISALAQDKVGRIWVGTAEGLFRIDPKTNTVTAQTLTLPSNRVLSLLVDRRGFLWVGTDSGLALISPDQGLKMTTLQNLPGISANALSLDPEGQLWVGTLDGLVQVDTASAKILHRMSLEEGTAQSLALDRHGSLWAGTTSGLVKIDPLQRRRLRSVTQLRGRDIVSAGFDGVGSIWVGTSAGLFRVNPYNGAIIGQVPHLPSNQVISLAPDTGNKLWVGTTEGLAWVSMTTYQTKPHLMFSRSVEENPSE from the coding sequence ATGTCTTCCGTGTTCCGCCATCTGGGGTTTGCTTCGCTGATAGTGGGGTTATTGGTATCGATGCCAAAATCGATCGCAAACCCAGTTTCTTCTACACCCTCTACATTTGTGCCAACGGCTCCACCCCCCGTTGCTCCCCCGCTGAAAGAGAATTTCGTTCAACCTGATTTCCGGATTTCCGCGCTACAACGCGATTTTCAAGGCAATCTCTGGCTGGCAACCCCGCAGGGCGTAAGCCGGATTAATCCCAACACAGGACGGGTGATCTCTCAGACGAAATTGCCGAATCTGTCGATCTCGGCATTGGCGCAAGATAAAGTCGGACGCATTTGGGTCGGTACAGCAGAAGGGCTGTTTCGCATCGATCCAAAAACCAATACGGTCACAGCACAAACTCTGACGCTGCCCTCGAACCGGGTGTTGTCCTTATTAGTTGATCGTCGTGGCTTTCTCTGGGTTGGCACTGATTCTGGACTCGCCCTGATTAGTCCGGATCAAGGCTTAAAAATGACGACGCTACAAAATCTGCCTGGGATTAGCGCTAATGCTTTAAGTCTTGATCCTGAAGGTCAGCTCTGGGTCGGGACGTTGGACGGCTTGGTTCAGGTCGATACAGCAAGTGCGAAAATTTTGCACCGGATGAGTTTAGAGGAAGGAACAGCGCAGTCTTTAGCACTCGATCGACATGGTTCACTGTGGGCAGGAACCACCAGCGGACTGGTAAAAATCGATCCGTTGCAGCGCCGCCGCTTACGATCAGTAACTCAACTCAGAGGACGCGATATTGTCTCAGCAGGATTTGACGGGGTTGGAAGCATTTGGGTCGGCACAAGCGCTGGACTATTTCGGGTCAATCCTTACAATGGCGCAATTATCGGTCAAGTTCCTCATCTTCCCTCGAATCAAGTCATATCTCTCGCGCCTGACACGGGCAATAAATTGTGGGTCGGAACAACCGAGGGTTTGGCTTGGGTCAGTATGACCACTTATCAAACAAAGCCGCATTTGATGTTCAGTCGCAGTGTTGAAGAGAACCCCTCAGAATAA
- a CDS encoding DUF6816 family protein, giving the protein MKSVRCSFLNLYKILLCSLIWLFTCFYTTPVWAGALSDRVSAYPDWHNKPPVSQATGDLIYPDWIAGTWHVKSTLIDLVAPLAPKIVTPGFESNRQYVNQPIEFDVRFKPNPTQVVADRAFNGLNIARAYLGDRAVLSVKVDPNSPNKQITVLRDDRILTSTITGRAIETPDPKQFITSEIFQQVFRSTSQPYLNQVETTTAYQFVDGKIGADQITAIYLSPQDPDYFNAGNTPVALYRYRLEFSLLKMSN; this is encoded by the coding sequence ATGAAATCGGTTCGATGCAGCTTCCTAAATCTTTATAAAATTCTGCTGTGTAGCTTGATTTGGCTTTTCACCTGCTTTTACACGACTCCAGTGTGGGCAGGTGCATTGTCCGATCGCGTTTCTGCTTACCCGGATTGGCACAATAAACCGCCCGTTTCTCAAGCAACAGGCGATCTGATCTACCCCGATTGGATCGCGGGAACTTGGCATGTGAAAAGCACCTTAATCGATCTCGTTGCTCCCCTCGCTCCTAAAATTGTCACGCCAGGATTCGAGAGTAATCGGCAATATGTGAATCAGCCGATCGAATTTGATGTGCGATTCAAACCGAATCCAACCCAAGTCGTTGCCGATCGCGCTTTTAACGGATTGAATATTGCGCGGGCATATTTGGGCGATCGCGCTGTACTTTCCGTCAAAGTTGATCCAAATTCTCCGAATAAACAAATTACCGTTTTGAGAGACGATCGCATTCTGACTTCAACGATTACAGGTCGAGCGATCGAGACTCCTGATCCCAAACAATTCATTACGAGCGAGATTTTTCAACAAGTCTTTAGAAGTACATCTCAACCCTACTTAAACCAGGTTGAAACCACGACTGCCTATCAGTTTGTCGATGGAAAAATTGGCGCAGATCAAATTACTGCCATCTATCTTTCGCCGCAAGATCCTGACTATTTCAACGCAGGAAATACACCTGTCGCATTGTATCGATATCGCCTAGAATTCTCGCTACTCAAAATGAGTAATTAG
- a CDS encoding CHAT domain-containing protein — translation MSPSDLPCLSLAIARLRASQAEHFAIHVIEAPYRGGYLLRDCLWTAELKQHWRSWQEMFSTRGVPDVPHISQVSTPPIEVAETPVGQPISRGARLMQNLGINLWQWLFDGVIESSLNRSQGIAQGQGKALRLRLEVRDPDLISLPWEIMQPDAGKQAISLSQQLLFSRTTSDVDALPVLRSESSLNVLLVLGQDAAPDLSQSGDELKRLKLEQEAQALTRILKERQGINRLAAPCFVDTLLQPTSGELIDRLESGQYNVLFYAGHGVPAPDGGLLFLRPNLPMNGTELAQVLTRCHVKLAVFNACWGAQPEQQGAETIPRSSLAEVLLHHGVPAVLAMRDSITDQEALSFIATFAQALSERMPIDQAVAVARQHLLTLFRFNHQAWTLPVLYMHPEFDGELIKPIAEGLTQIPHTPSQLGMQNPVASIRSLENAKVWTIRGGLMRVGMSAENDLVLANEPGVSRKHAEIFYRSANPDTLQPSYFLRDFSRYGTWVSTSKGWQKVHNYEVPLQSGAQIKFGGSQNSVLEFLVSPADGRN, via the coding sequence ATGTCACCGTCTGACCTTCCTTGCCTAAGTTTAGCGATCGCACGATTACGCGCCTCTCAAGCTGAACATTTTGCAATTCATGTGATCGAAGCCCCTTACCGAGGCGGCTATCTCTTACGCGATTGTCTATGGACGGCTGAACTGAAACAACATTGGCGATCGTGGCAAGAAATGTTTTCGACGCGCGGGGTTCCGGATGTGCCGCATATCTCCCAGGTGAGTACTCCTCCCATCGAGGTAGCCGAAACACCTGTGGGACAGCCAATTTCGCGAGGTGCGCGGTTGATGCAGAATCTGGGCATCAATTTGTGGCAATGGCTGTTTGATGGCGTGATTGAAAGTAGCCTTAACCGCAGTCAAGGGATCGCTCAAGGGCAAGGAAAAGCGCTGAGATTGCGTTTAGAAGTGCGCGATCCGGATCTGATTTCACTGCCGTGGGAGATTATGCAGCCTGATGCCGGAAAGCAGGCAATTTCGTTGAGTCAGCAGCTTTTATTTAGCCGCACGACGAGCGATGTGGATGCTTTGCCCGTTTTGCGATCGGAGTCGAGTCTCAATGTTTTACTGGTTTTAGGACAAGATGCGGCTCCCGACCTGTCTCAAAGCGGCGACGAATTAAAACGGCTCAAACTTGAGCAAGAAGCACAAGCGCTGACCCGAATTCTCAAGGAGCGTCAGGGAATCAATCGCCTAGCTGCGCCTTGTTTTGTCGATACGTTGTTACAGCCAACTTCGGGGGAATTAATCGATCGCTTGGAAAGCGGTCAATATAATGTGCTGTTTTATGCAGGTCACGGGGTTCCGGCTCCAGATGGCGGCTTGTTATTCCTTCGTCCGAATCTGCCGATGAATGGGACAGAATTGGCGCAGGTTCTGACTCGTTGTCATGTGAAACTGGCAGTTTTTAATGCCTGCTGGGGCGCACAACCCGAGCAGCAAGGGGCAGAAACGATTCCCCGGAGCAGTTTGGCGGAAGTTTTGCTGCATCATGGGGTTCCAGCAGTTTTGGCGATGCGGGATTCGATTACGGATCAAGAAGCGCTGAGTTTTATCGCGACTTTTGCTCAGGCATTGTCAGAACGGATGCCGATCGATCAAGCTGTCGCTGTTGCACGTCAACATTTGCTGACTTTATTTCGGTTTAATCATCAAGCTTGGACGCTGCCTGTTTTGTACATGCACCCTGAATTTGATGGCGAATTAATTAAGCCGATCGCAGAAGGACTCACGCAAATTCCGCATACGCCGAGCCAGTTAGGAATGCAGAATCCGGTCGCCTCGATTCGATCGCTAGAAAATGCCAAAGTTTGGACGATTCGGGGCGGCTTAATGCGCGTCGGAATGAGTGCTGAGAATGATTTAGTCTTGGCGAATGAACCTGGAGTGTCCCGGAAACATGCGGAAATTTTCTACCGCAGTGCCAACCCAGACACGCTGCAACCCAGTTATTTTCTGCGCGATTTTTCCCGGTATGGAACCTGGGTTTCTACCTCAAAAGGGTGGCAGAAAGTCCATAATTATGAAGTGCCACTACAATCTGGGGCACAAATTAAGTTTGGTGGCTCGCAGAATTCGGTTTTAGAATTTTTGGTTTCGCCTGCGGACGGACGGAATTAG
- the miaB gene encoding tRNA (N6-isopentenyl adenosine(37)-C2)-methylthiotransferase MiaB encodes MTAARRYHITTFGCQMNKADSERMAGILETMGFEWSEEANEADLILYNTCTIRDNAEQKVYSYLGRQAQRKQENPNLTIVMAGCVAQQEGEALLRRVPELDLVMGPQYANQLEDLLEQVFSGQQVVATDPIHIVEDITKPRRNSDVTAWVNVIYGCNERCTYCVVPGVRGVEQSRTPEAIRAEIEQLAAQGYKEITLLGQNIDAYGRDLPGATPEGRHLHTFTDLLYFVHDVPGIDRIRFATSHPRYFTERLIRACAELPKVCEHFHIPFQSGDNDVLKAMSRGYTHERYRRIIDTIREYMPDASISADAIVGFPGETEAQFENTLSLVRDIGFDLINTAAYSPRPGTPAAVWENQLSEEVKADRLQRLNHLVSQSASERSQRYAGRIEEVLVEAQNPKDPTQVMGRTRGNRLTFFAGSIDELRGQTVKVRITEVRSFSLTGQPLIEARL; translated from the coding sequence ATGACTGCTGCTCGCCGCTATCACATCACGACGTTTGGCTGCCAGATGAACAAGGCAGATTCCGAGCGTATGGCTGGAATTCTAGAAACAATGGGCTTTGAATGGTCAGAAGAAGCCAACGAAGCCGATCTGATTCTCTACAATACCTGCACGATTCGGGACAATGCAGAGCAAAAAGTTTATTCCTATCTCGGACGGCAGGCACAGCGGAAACAAGAAAATCCGAATTTGACGATCGTCATGGCTGGATGCGTCGCACAGCAAGAAGGTGAAGCCTTACTGCGACGAGTGCCCGAACTCGATTTAGTCATGGGACCGCAATATGCCAACCAGCTCGAAGATTTGTTGGAACAGGTTTTTAGTGGTCAGCAAGTCGTTGCGACTGATCCCATTCATATTGTCGAAGACATTACAAAACCGCGACGCAATAGCGATGTCACAGCTTGGGTAAATGTGATTTATGGCTGTAATGAGCGCTGTACGTATTGTGTCGTTCCAGGCGTTCGTGGGGTCGAACAATCTCGGACACCGGAAGCGATTCGAGCGGAAATTGAACAGCTTGCAGCCCAAGGGTACAAAGAAATCACCTTATTGGGTCAGAACATTGATGCGTATGGGCGAGATTTGCCGGGAGCCACTCCAGAAGGACGACATCTGCATACGTTCACAGATTTGTTGTACTTTGTGCATGATGTACCGGGTATCGATCGCATTCGATTCGCAACCAGTCATCCACGCTATTTCACAGAGCGTTTGATTCGAGCTTGCGCTGAATTGCCGAAAGTCTGTGAGCATTTCCATATCCCCTTCCAATCCGGCGATAACGATGTCTTGAAGGCAATGTCACGCGGGTATACGCACGAACGATATCGTCGAATCATTGACACGATTCGCGAATATATGCCAGATGCGTCGATTAGCGCTGATGCGATCGTTGGATTCCCAGGTGAGACTGAAGCCCAATTTGAGAACACCTTAAGTTTGGTGCGCGATATCGGATTTGATTTGATCAATACAGCGGCATATTCTCCACGTCCCGGAACTCCTGCGGCAGTTTGGGAGAATCAGTTATCTGAAGAAGTCAAAGCCGATCGCTTACAACGATTGAATCATTTGGTGTCGCAAAGCGCCTCAGAGCGATCGCAGCGATATGCAGGACGAATTGAAGAAGTACTGGTAGAAGCTCAGAATCCGAAAGATCCAACGCAGGTAATGGGGCGGACGCGCGGAAATCGGTTGACGTTCTTTGCAGGCTCTATCGACGAACTCAGAGGTCAAACCGTCAAAGTGAGAATTACCGAAGTAAGATCGTTCAGTCTGACGGGACAACCTCTGATTGAGGCTCGTCTGTAG
- a CDS encoding DUF433 domain-containing protein: protein MRYQDIITIEPGKRGGKPCIRGMRITVYDVLSYLASGMTYEEILDDFPYLTHEDILACLSYAAERERQTLAIQA from the coding sequence ATGCGCTATCAAGACATTATTACCATCGAGCCTGGGAAGCGCGGTGGCAAGCCTTGTATCCGGGGAATGCGAATCACCGTTTATGATGTTTTGTCCTACTTGGCTTCAGGGATGACTTATGAAGAAATCCTAGACGATTTCCCATATTTGACCCATGAAGATATTCTGGCTTGCTTAAGTTATGCCGCTGAGCGTGAACGTCAAACGCTGGCAATTCAAGCATGA
- a CDS encoding slr1957 family protein produces the protein MNPYCEQWIADWCQTNGWTDWFRERSSYWAFPPNSVMPVPIPSSVLHAIKAEKGLSQDERFWSLSALVGTGLAAALGFAIASPMPLLIAFVGCAIVFAQLDSEEV, from the coding sequence ATGAACCCTTACTGCGAACAATGGATTGCCGATTGGTGTCAAACAAATGGCTGGACAGACTGGTTTAGAGAACGCTCCAGCTATTGGGCATTTCCGCCCAATTCTGTCATGCCTGTTCCGATCCCCAGCTCAGTTTTACACGCCATTAAAGCTGAAAAAGGCTTGAGCCAGGATGAGCGATTCTGGAGTTTAAGTGCATTGGTGGGAACGGGTCTTGCCGCAGCTTTAGGATTCGCGATCGCGTCTCCGATGCCTTTATTAATCGCATTTGTGGGATGTGCAATTGTATTCGCGCAATTAGATAGTGAAGAAGTTTAG
- a CDS encoding PP2C family protein-serine/threonine phosphatase, which produces MQTDPIVQCPNYFCQALNPVTQEFCHHCQTRIPKRYLWVMGVKAGQPGERLDDRYLLKSSQIVLDTKPGIPPNPVEVPPQLEPYLHLMAERPTIPQPYAVLSDLILLESAPITTDGQLMPALTQVWNASSGFRQLHFLEQIARLWQRLSVENVASTLLDPNQLFADGDTLRLLELRFDRQSPALTQLGELWATWQPHSAIADFFQQICQNLVDGEISSIESLISVLDQAIAHQAQYQTRQIHIATATDQGPSRQSNEDACYPPSATKAKTNLVIVCDGIGGHEGGEVASHLAIETIARQVQAIQSDEIEQELEAAVCEANDAISEQNDAERRQERQRMGTTVVMGLVRGHEFYLTHVGDSRAYRITRKGCYQVTLDDDVASREARLGYSLYRDALQRSSAGSLVQALGMGSSSYLRPTVQRLILDEDCVYLLCSDGLSDNDRVEEVWQTEIAPILDGKIDVAVAAQQLINIANTRNGHDNVTVGLIHCQTKESRRSQNAQTISPALAQPTQMLAAREVSQLRTQIAEPRRINWFKVLFIVLALLGIAGAIATLLAPELIARFTNRMPVPSATVPPVPASPTVTPLTSGSFIQIQTADQTAGLPLFKNAAQSTETANEILGRMSSGTVLQVVGQQRSTSDQSNWLRLKVCTLPTEGKLANSVRLGNMGWQRESAIANFTRISPKPDQIGACAESAAESAKENPSATP; this is translated from the coding sequence ATGCAAACTGATCCGATCGTGCAATGCCCGAATTATTTTTGTCAGGCGCTCAACCCCGTCACTCAGGAGTTTTGCCATCACTGCCAAACTCGGATTCCCAAACGCTATCTCTGGGTCATGGGGGTAAAAGCAGGTCAGCCTGGTGAACGGCTCGACGATCGCTATTTGCTCAAATCATCCCAAATTGTTCTAGATACCAAACCCGGAATTCCACCGAATCCAGTCGAGGTTCCTCCCCAACTCGAACCCTATTTGCATTTGATGGCAGAGCGCCCTACGATTCCTCAGCCTTATGCTGTTTTGTCTGATCTGATTCTGCTCGAATCGGCTCCGATTACCACAGATGGGCAACTCATGCCTGCTTTAACTCAAGTGTGGAATGCAAGTTCTGGATTTCGCCAATTACATTTTCTTGAGCAAATTGCGCGACTCTGGCAACGATTGAGTGTTGAAAACGTTGCTTCAACTTTGCTTGATCCGAATCAACTGTTTGCCGATGGCGACACCCTGAGACTGTTGGAATTGCGATTTGATCGGCAATCTCCCGCTCTGACGCAGTTAGGAGAATTGTGGGCAACTTGGCAGCCGCACTCTGCGATCGCGGATTTCTTTCAGCAAATCTGCCAGAACTTAGTTGACGGAGAGATTTCGAGTATTGAGTCGTTAATTTCAGTCTTGGATCAAGCGATCGCCCATCAAGCCCAATATCAAACTCGCCAGATTCACATTGCAACGGCGACCGATCAAGGACCGAGCCGTCAAAGTAACGAAGATGCGTGCTATCCACCAAGCGCAACGAAGGCAAAGACGAATCTCGTGATTGTCTGTGATGGGATTGGTGGGCATGAGGGTGGAGAGGTTGCCTCACATTTAGCGATCGAGACGATCGCGCGCCAAGTTCAAGCGATTCAATCGGATGAGATTGAGCAGGAATTAGAAGCCGCAGTGTGCGAGGCGAATGATGCGATCTCCGAACAGAACGATGCGGAACGGCGGCAAGAACGGCAGCGCATGGGCACGACTGTGGTCATGGGATTAGTTCGAGGGCATGAATTCTATCTCACGCATGTGGGGGATAGTCGCGCCTATCGCATTACTCGCAAGGGCTGCTATCAAGTCACTTTAGATGATGATGTTGCGTCGCGTGAGGCTCGCTTGGGATATTCCTTATACCGAGATGCGTTACAGCGTTCTTCTGCGGGATCATTAGTGCAAGCTTTGGGGATGGGGAGTTCGAGCTATTTGCGCCCCACCGTACAGCGATTGATTCTTGATGAGGATTGTGTCTATCTGCTGTGTTCAGACGGATTGAGTGACAACGATCGGGTCGAAGAAGTTTGGCAAACCGAAATTGCTCCGATTCTAGATGGGAAGATTGATGTGGCTGTAGCCGCACAGCAATTAATCAATATCGCAAACACGCGCAACGGGCACGATAATGTCACGGTCGGCTTGATTCATTGTCAAACGAAAGAATCGCGGCGATCGCAGAATGCTCAAACGATTTCGCCTGCTTTAGCTCAGCCCACTCAAATGCTGGCTGCTCGCGAAGTGTCTCAATTGAGAACTCAGATTGCAGAACCCCGTCGGATCAATTGGTTCAAAGTTTTGTTCATCGTGTTGGCATTATTGGGCATTGCAGGTGCGATCGCGACTCTGCTTGCTCCAGAATTGATTGCTCGTTTTACCAATCGAATGCCTGTGCCTTCTGCGACAGTGCCGCCAGTTCCCGCTTCTCCGACTGTGACTCCGCTGACTTCCGGTTCATTTATCCAAATTCAGACCGCAGATCAAACAGCAGGTTTGCCACTGTTCAAAAATGCTGCGCAATCGACTGAGACGGCAAATGAGATCCTGGGTCGCATGTCTTCTGGAACCGTTCTGCAAGTTGTCGGACAACAGCGATCGACTTCGGATCAATCGAATTGGTTGAGATTGAAAGTGTGTACGCTGCCGACTGAGGGTAAACTGGCGAACTCAGTTAGGCTAGGAAATATGGGGTGGCAAAGAGAAAGTGCGATCGCGAATTTCACCCGCATTTCCCCCAAACCTGACCAGATTGGAGCTTGTGCTGAGTCTGCTGCTGAGTCTGCAAAAGAGAACCCATCGGCTACGCCATAG
- the panB gene encoding 3-methyl-2-oxobutanoate hydroxymethyltransferase has protein sequence MLITPQHLIQWKQQNRAIAVLTAWDYAIASILDRAGIEVILVGDSLSMVALGHETTLPLTLDEVIHHAKAVRRGVKEALLVVDLPFLTYQESWQQAMHSAGRILKETNAGAVKLEGGYPAIAETVARLVQAGIPVMGHVGLTPQSVRQTGFRQQGKSHEAGEKIVAEAIALEQAGAFAVVIEHVPADLAKTITESLTIPTIGIGAGIHCDGQVLVTSDVLGLGTWKPKFAKTYLDLNALITQAVQEFGEEVRAHKFPPET, from the coding sequence ATGCTCATTACGCCGCAGCATTTGATTCAGTGGAAACAGCAAAACAGAGCGATCGCAGTTCTCACAGCTTGGGATTATGCGATCGCTTCAATTCTCGATCGCGCTGGAATCGAAGTGATTCTGGTCGGGGATTCGCTCTCCATGGTGGCACTTGGGCATGAGACAACTTTGCCGTTAACGCTGGATGAAGTGATCCATCATGCAAAAGCAGTGCGGCGCGGCGTGAAAGAAGCCTTGTTAGTCGTCGATTTACCGTTTCTGACGTATCAGGAAAGTTGGCAGCAGGCAATGCATTCGGCAGGGCGAATTTTGAAAGAAACGAATGCAGGCGCAGTCAAATTAGAAGGCGGCTATCCCGCGATCGCGGAAACTGTCGCTCGATTAGTTCAAGCGGGCATTCCTGTCATGGGACATGTAGGATTAACGCCGCAATCAGTCAGACAGACGGGATTTCGTCAGCAAGGTAAATCGCACGAGGCGGGAGAAAAGATCGTAGCCGAAGCGATCGCGCTGGAGCAGGCAGGGGCTTTTGCGGTTGTGATCGAGCATGTTCCAGCGGATTTAGCCAAAACGATTACGGAGAGTCTAACGATTCCTACGATTGGAATCGGCGCAGGCATTCATTGCGATGGACAAGTGCTGGTGACCTCAGATGTTTTGGGATTAGGAACTTGGAAACCGAAGTTTGCCAAGACCTATTTGGATCTGAATGCGTTGATTACGCAAGCGGTGCAAGAGTTTGGGGAAGAGGTACGAGCGCACAAGTTTCCGCCTGAAACTTGA
- a CDS encoding GDSL-type esterase/lipase family protein — protein MAVSPISKTVPGWVYLSVVTNVVFGTTLGLWFLGDRYFTETLLYPPAARTATVAKAVETPEIVAQAASMPLGRSLTYQDWVDLLEKEAKAMIKRKPDRLIVMAGDSLTLWFPQDLLPSDRTWLNQGISGETASGLAKRLKLFDQTQPEAIFVMVGINDLLKGNSEQEILDAQADIIAQLQKSHPKSKIVLQSLLPRAKEEITTANATQVEALSNARIYQFNRRLAALADQTKVEFLDLQPLFADKEGFLRSDLTTDGLHLSTQGYLVWRSAIQTFNQLALR, from the coding sequence GTGGCAGTGTCTCCGATTTCTAAAACCGTTCCAGGTTGGGTCTATCTATCTGTTGTCACCAATGTCGTATTCGGCACAACGTTAGGATTGTGGTTCTTAGGCGATCGCTATTTCACTGAAACGTTGCTCTATCCACCCGCCGCTCGGACTGCAACCGTTGCAAAAGCAGTTGAAACCCCAGAGATTGTCGCGCAAGCTGCTTCGATGCCGTTGGGTCGATCTTTGACGTATCAGGATTGGGTCGATCTGCTTGAAAAAGAAGCGAAAGCCATGATCAAACGAAAACCCGATCGCTTAATCGTGATGGCAGGAGATTCGCTGACGCTTTGGTTTCCTCAAGATCTGCTACCAAGCGATCGCACTTGGCTCAATCAAGGCATTTCTGGTGAAACCGCGTCGGGCTTAGCAAAACGCTTGAAACTCTTTGATCAAACGCAACCCGAAGCGATCTTCGTCATGGTCGGAATTAATGATTTGCTCAAAGGCAATTCTGAGCAAGAGATTCTCGATGCCCAAGCCGACATAATTGCTCAATTGCAGAAATCTCATCCCAAATCAAAAATTGTTCTTCAGTCGTTGCTGCCTCGTGCAAAAGAAGAAATTACCACTGCCAATGCAACTCAGGTCGAAGCCCTGTCAAATGCTCGAATTTACCAATTTAATCGCCGTTTAGCCGCATTAGCCGATCAAACCAAGGTTGAATTTCTAGATTTGCAGCCGCTTTTCGCGGACAAAGAAGGATTTCTGCGATCGGACTTAACCACCGATGGCTTGCATCTCAGCACCCAAGGATATTTAGTTTGGCGATCAGCAATTCAAACTTTCAATCAATTGGCGCTGCGTTAG
- a CDS encoding 4-hydroxy-3-methylbut-2-enyl diphosphate reductase, producing MDTKAFKRSLNSSENYHRKGFGHDAEVADTMQSEYQSNLIQEIREQAYTLKRGDVTIRLAQAFGFCWGVERAVAMAYETRQHFPTERIWITNEIIHNPSVNQRLREMNVLFTPVVAGQKDFSEVAKGDVVILPAFGASVQEMQLLNDRGCTIVDTTCPWVSKVWNTVEKHKKGDYTSIIHGKYNHEETVATSSFAGKYLIVLNLAEAQYVADYILNGGDREEFLTKFKKATSAGFDPDRDLVQIGIANQTTMLKGETEQIGKLFEHTMLKKYPPNELNQHFLSFNTICDATQERQDAMFDLVKEKLDMMIVIGGYNSSNTTHLQEIAIDYKIPSYHIDSVERILSRDRIEHKPLHKDLEIAEHWLPEGEIVVGITSGASTPDKVVADIIERIFELKAAVPA from the coding sequence ATGGATACCAAGGCGTTTAAGCGATCGCTCAATAGTTCTGAAAATTATCACCGCAAAGGATTCGGACATGATGCGGAAGTTGCAGATACAATGCAGTCCGAATATCAGAGCAACTTGATTCAGGAAATTCGTGAGCAAGCTTATACGCTCAAACGCGGCGATGTAACGATTCGACTGGCGCAAGCGTTTGGCTTCTGCTGGGGCGTGGAACGCGCTGTCGCAATGGCTTACGAAACTCGCCAACATTTTCCAACCGAACGGATCTGGATTACGAATGAGATTATTCACAATCCCTCGGTGAATCAGCGTTTGAGAGAAATGAATGTCTTGTTTACGCCTGTTGTGGCTGGACAGAAGGATTTCTCAGAGGTTGCGAAAGGTGATGTCGTGATCTTGCCTGCATTTGGAGCCAGTGTGCAGGAAATGCAGTTGTTGAACGATCGCGGTTGTACGATCGTCGATACGACCTGTCCTTGGGTTTCTAAAGTTTGGAACACCGTTGAGAAACACAAAAAAGGTGATTACACCTCGATCATTCACGGCAAATACAATCACGAAGAGACAGTCGCAACCAGTTCGTTTGCTGGAAAGTATCTGATTGTATTGAACCTAGCCGAGGCGCAATACGTTGCTGATTACATTTTGAACGGGGGCGATCGCGAAGAATTTCTGACCAAATTCAAGAAAGCAACTTCTGCCGGATTTGATCCCGATCGTGATTTAGTTCAAATCGGCATCGCGAATCAAACCACGATGCTCAAAGGCGAAACTGAGCAAATCGGCAAATTGTTTGAACACACGATGCTGAAGAAGTATCCGCCGAATGAATTGAATCAGCATTTCTTGAGTTTTAATACGATTTGCGATGCAACTCAAGAACGGCAAGATGCAATGTTCGATCTCGTCAAAGAGAAACTGGACATGATGATTGTGATTGGGGGTTACAATTCTTCGAATACAACACATTTGCAGGAAATTGCGATCGACTACAAAATTCCGTCTTATCACATCGATAGTGTGGAACGGATTCTGTCTCGCGATCGCATTGAGCATAAGCCACTGCACAAAGATTTGGAAATCGCTGAGCATTGGCTACCTGAAGGCGAAATCGTTGTAGGTATTACTTCTGGAGCTTCGACTCCCGATAAAGTTGTTGCAGACATTATTGAGCGAATTTTTGAATTGAAAGCGGCTGTTCCAGCATGA